The following coding sequences lie in one Rutidosis leptorrhynchoides isolate AG116_Rl617_1_P2 chromosome 4, CSIRO_AGI_Rlap_v1, whole genome shotgun sequence genomic window:
- the LOC139841380 gene encoding uncharacterized protein: MRVKTIVREDLIRKRWEEYFASLFGRERPEQNGELHEVREYQNNYFCMRINQEEVRSALRKMGRNKAVGPDQIPIEAWRCLEGDGVRWLTNLFNTTFRSIKMPLEWRLSELWESVNETRLRRKTKVSENHFGFMPGSSSMEAIHIVISLIEKYRKKRTYTWRS; this comes from the exons ATGCGGGTCAAAACTATAGTGAGAGAAGACcttattaggaaaagatgggaagagtaTTTTGCATCCCTTTTCGGTAGGGAAAGACCCGAACAGAACGGGGAACTCCACGAGGTTCGTGAGTATCAAAACAACTATTTTTGCATGAGGATTAACCAAGAGGAGGTTAGATCGgccctacgaaagatggggagaaacaaagcagtaggaccagACCAAATTCCGATTGAGGCGTGGAGGTGCCTAGAAGGAGATGGGGTTAGAtggttgacaaaccttttcaacacgACATTTAGAAGCATAAAGATGCCTTTAGAATGGAGACTCAGTGAG ctttgggagagtgTGAATGAGACGAGGCTCCGACGCAagacaaaggtttcagagaaccaTTTCGGTTTCATGCCAGGAAGCTCGTCAATGGAGGCGATTCACATCGTTATAAGCCTTATAGAGAAGTATAGGAAaaaaagaacctacacatggcgttCTTAG